The following coding sequences lie in one Mucilaginibacter sp. KACC 22773 genomic window:
- a CDS encoding bifunctional YncE family protein/alkaline phosphatase family protein produces the protein MPVKNKFLLSFAIGIGLMPCAFAQKQQVSILQVPGINQYCKIDTAGASVLPSGRLITPAGQTIRITHDPFGLSISPDGKKAVTLHNGVITLIDIATMGSSRVPSYDKKIASPLFNGSFLGVAFSPDSKTLYLSGGDNGAVIIYDAEKFIKTDSLSLNGRVGNKDYDDSFTSDLLFNADKNELLVLDRGNFRMVRIDLATKKITASINVGRQPFGLALSPDKKTAFVANVGMYSYPLITGATPKNADSIMISRHPYGDNTKESREGTVVEGRKIPGVGSPSSPEAMSVFTIDLATNKVINKFKTGHQVGQMLEDAEVTGGASPNSIAVGSQYAYVTNATNDNITIIDYKNHKLLGDIPIKVDARIDKFRGLLPFGISLSKNEKTLYVALLGFNAVAVIDIPTQTTKGLIPTGWGTSRVKLSADEKELYITSCRGYGAGPNGGHGFVAPPQGTYIGDIQLGTFQKVTMPDNAQLAGYTQQVISNTFISKTIDAATNNPLPVLPGTSPTPIKYIVYITKENRTYDEVLGQLPNAKGDSTLARFGVHCEYTLPDATRMQFPNLNVSPNHIKVATQYAFSDNYYCDSDASIHGHHWMMGVIPNEWVEANSNVSKTAKLFSNAPGRRFPGSTGSMDPEDYAETGGLWEALERKHVDFYNFGEANETAHVREEWEDTNTGAAHIVMVPMQKALYTRTSHNYAGFNTNIPDQFRVEQFKSEFTKMWITGKKKMPSLITMQVPNDHGADVRPKDGYPYRQSYMADNDLAVGRMLDFLSHTKYWKNMLVIITEDDPQGGVDHIDAHRSILMLAGPYVKKGYVSHTHANFGSILKTIYNVLDVPYVNQYDVTASLLQDFFTDKPDYTPYTFIPSDTRIFDTKKAMARYSKNTNWRKIKKGVDMDDEDRERNDHYKQKGKKTSGTIVN, from the coding sequence ATGCCAGTTAAAAACAAGTTTCTTTTATCATTCGCAATCGGCATTGGGCTTATGCCATGCGCCTTTGCCCAAAAGCAGCAGGTAAGCATTTTACAGGTACCAGGGATTAATCAATACTGTAAAATAGATACTGCCGGCGCATCTGTTTTACCCAGCGGCAGGTTAATAACACCAGCCGGCCAAACCATCCGCATAACGCATGATCCTTTCGGGTTATCCATATCTCCCGACGGCAAAAAAGCGGTAACGCTGCATAACGGTGTTATCACCCTTATTGATATTGCCACCATGGGCAGCTCAAGGGTACCATCATACGATAAAAAGATCGCTTCTCCTTTATTTAATGGTTCGTTTTTGGGTGTAGCCTTTTCGCCCGATTCAAAAACACTGTACCTGAGTGGTGGCGATAATGGCGCCGTGATTATTTACGATGCTGAAAAATTTATAAAAACAGATTCGCTATCGTTAAATGGCCGCGTTGGCAATAAAGATTATGACGACAGCTTCACATCCGATCTGCTTTTTAATGCGGATAAAAACGAGTTATTGGTACTGGATAGGGGAAACTTCCGCATGGTGCGGATAGACCTGGCAACAAAAAAAATAACCGCATCTATCAATGTAGGCCGCCAGCCTTTTGGCCTGGCTTTAAGTCCTGATAAAAAGACCGCCTTTGTGGCCAACGTGGGTATGTATTCCTATCCATTAATAACCGGGGCTACCCCCAAAAATGCCGATTCGATCATGATCTCGCGGCACCCTTATGGCGATAACACCAAAGAATCGCGCGAGGGAACTGTTGTTGAAGGCCGAAAGATTCCCGGTGTTGGCAGCCCTTCATCGCCCGAGGCTATGAGCGTTTTCACCATCGATCTGGCAACCAACAAGGTGATCAATAAATTTAAAACCGGCCACCAGGTTGGCCAGATGCTGGAAGATGCCGAAGTAACCGGCGGCGCAAGCCCAAACTCAATAGCTGTTGGCAGCCAATATGCTTATGTTACCAATGCCACAAATGATAATATCACCATTATCGATTACAAAAATCATAAGCTGCTGGGCGACATCCCAATTAAAGTTGATGCCCGTATCGATAAATTCCGAGGACTGTTACCTTTCGGCATTAGCTTAAGTAAAAATGAAAAAACACTTTACGTAGCGCTTTTAGGTTTCAATGCCGTTGCGGTAATTGATATCCCCACCCAAACCACCAAAGGCCTTATCCCAACCGGCTGGGGAACATCAAGGGTAAAGTTATCTGCCGATGAAAAAGAACTTTATATTACATCGTGCCGTGGTTACGGCGCCGGGCCCAACGGTGGCCATGGTTTTGTTGCCCCGCCGCAGGGCACCTACATCGGCGATATTCAGTTAGGCACCTTTCAAAAAGTTACCATGCCCGATAATGCGCAGCTGGCCGGGTACACTCAACAAGTAATCAGCAATACATTTATAAGTAAAACTATTGATGCTGCTACCAACAACCCATTACCTGTACTGCCGGGCACATCGCCCACGCCTATCAAATACATTGTTTACATTACCAAAGAGAACCGCACCTACGACGAAGTTTTAGGCCAGTTGCCCAACGCCAAAGGCGACAGTACCCTGGCCCGCTTTGGTGTACATTGCGAGTATACTTTGCCCGATGCTACCCGGATGCAGTTCCCTAACCTTAATGTATCGCCCAACCATATTAAGGTAGCCACGCAGTACGCTTTCAGTGATAATTATTATTGCGATAGTGATGCATCTATCCACGGCCACCATTGGATGATGGGTGTTATCCCCAACGAATGGGTGGAAGCAAACTCCAACGTGAGCAAAACCGCTAAACTATTTTCAAACGCCCCCGGTCGCCGTTTTCCCGGTTCAACAGGCAGTATGGACCCTGAAGACTATGCCGAAACAGGGGGCCTGTGGGAAGCCCTGGAGCGCAAGCATGTAGACTTTTACAATTTTGGCGAGGCCAACGAAACCGCACACGTGCGCGAAGAATGGGAAGATACCAACACCGGTGCAGCCCATATTGTTATGGTGCCTATGCAAAAGGCTTTATACACACGTACCAGCCATAACTACGCCGGCTTTAATACCAACATTCCCGACCAATTCCGTGTTGAGCAGTTTAAAAGCGAGTTTACCAAGATGTGGATCACCGGTAAAAAGAAAATGCCTTCGCTGATAACCATGCAGGTCCCTAATGACCACGGAGCCGATGTAAGGCCTAAAGACGGCTACCCGTACAGGCAATCGTACATGGCCGATAACGACCTTGCTGTTGGCCGCATGCTCGATTTCCTGTCGCACACTAAATACTGGAAAAACATGCTGGTAATTATTACCGAGGATGATCCGCAGGGCGGGGTTGATCATATAGACGCCCACCGGTCTATCCTGATGCTGGCTGGCCCGTATGTTAAAAAAGGCTATGTAAGCCACACTCATGCCAATTTTGGTTCGATATTAAAAACCATTTATAACGTGCTGGATGTGCCTTATGTAAACCAGTACGACGTTACCGCATCGTTATTACAAGATTTTTTTACCGATAAGCCCGACTATACCCCATATACTTTTATACCAAGCGATACGCGCATATTTGATACCAAAAAGGCAATGGCGCGTTACAGCAAAAACACCAACTGGCGCAAAATTAAAAAAGGTGTTGATATGGACGATGAAGACCGCGAGCGCAACGACCATTACAAGCAAAAAGGTAAAAAAACATCGGGCACAATAGTTAACTAA
- a CDS encoding glycerophosphodiester phosphodiesterase: MNFSFITIIAFIAGLTSFAPNPAPKSKHKFIIAAHRGDHVIYPENTLAAYEEAIRNEADYVEIDLRTTKDGELVSMHDGTINRMTDGKGNVKDFTLDELEQLKVKSKDTTDKTVYHIPTFKQILTTCKNKINIYLDFKAADQEQAYQMIKQYGMEKQVLVYINSATQFTGWRKAAPKMPLMLSMPDSVKTVAAMESFINKYQPDILDGSYNQYTSEMVALAAKYNIPAWPDIQSAGEGPADWNKALDKGLKGLQTDHPALLIKFLKEKGLR, encoded by the coding sequence ATGAATTTTTCGTTTATCACCATTATAGCCTTCATAGCAGGCCTAACTTCGTTTGCGCCTAACCCGGCCCCAAAATCAAAACATAAATTTATTATAGCGGCCCACCGCGGAGACCATGTTATTTATCCTGAAAACACCTTAGCAGCCTATGAGGAGGCCATCAGGAACGAGGCTGACTATGTAGAGATTGACCTGCGCACTACTAAAGACGGCGAGCTGGTTAGCATGCACGATGGCACTATCAACCGCATGACCGACGGCAAAGGCAACGTTAAAGATTTTACCCTTGACGAGCTGGAACAGCTAAAAGTAAAAAGCAAGGATACCACAGATAAAACCGTATACCATATCCCTACCTTTAAGCAGATACTTACTACATGCAAAAACAAGATCAATATTTACCTTGATTTTAAAGCCGCCGACCAAGAGCAAGCCTACCAGATGATAAAACAATACGGCATGGAAAAACAAGTGCTGGTATACATCAATAGCGCAACCCAGTTTACCGGCTGGCGCAAGGCCGCGCCAAAAATGCCCCTGATGCTGAGCATGCCCGATAGCGTTAAAACGGTAGCGGCAATGGAAAGCTTTATTAATAAATATCAGCCCGATATCCTTGACGGCTCATATAATCAATACACCAGTGAGATGGTAGCCCTTGCAGCCAAATACAACATCCCCGCCTGGCCTGATATCCAAAGTGCAGGCGAGGGTCCGGCCGATTGGAACAAAGCGTTAGACAAAGGCTTAAAGGGCCTGCAGACAGATCATCCGGCCCTATTAATAAAATTTTTGAAGGAGAAAGGGTTGAGATAA
- a CDS encoding Gfo/Idh/MocA family protein → MSTDRRKFIKHLGASVLLTSATLNSLAAKEENELRILSAEKRVGPNDKIRIATIGMGIMGFADTRAALTVPGVELVACCDLYKGRLDRAKELYGSTLFTTGDHREILARKDIDAVIIATSDNWHSQIAIDAMRSGKAVYSEKPMVHQISQGLAEIKAQQETKMVLQVGSQRVSSVTYKKAKELYEAGAIGKINSIEASFNRQSALGAWQYTIPFDASPQTVDWARFQSNAKSKYDYDSKRFFRWRNYREYGTGVAGDLFVHLLSGIHFITGSKGPERIYSIGDLAYWKDGRNVPDVMSAVIHYGETKEHPAFQVTLRVNFISGEGDHSTTKIVGSEGVMDLMGDDSFSIRKNKMPVATGIGGWDSLSTFTEAQQKALMDDYNKRFSQADQQQPTLPGESYRAPEGYNASNDHFANFFDSIRTGKPVVEDAVFGFRAAAPCLACNDSYFENKVIKWNAEEMKIV, encoded by the coding sequence ATGTCAACCGACCGCAGAAAATTCATTAAGCACCTGGGTGCTTCCGTTTTGCTTACTTCGGCTACGCTTAATAGCCTGGCCGCCAAAGAAGAAAATGAACTCCGCATCCTGAGTGCCGAAAAGCGCGTGGGGCCTAATGATAAAATCCGGATTGCTACCATAGGCATGGGCATTATGGGTTTTGCCGATACCAGGGCCGCATTAACAGTACCCGGTGTTGAGTTGGTGGCCTGCTGCGACCTTTACAAAGGCCGCCTTGACAGGGCTAAAGAACTTTACGGATCTACCCTGTTCACCACCGGCGATCATCGCGAAATACTGGCCCGCAAGGATATAGATGCCGTGATTATAGCAACCAGCGATAACTGGCACAGCCAGATAGCCATTGATGCCATGCGCAGCGGCAAAGCCGTTTATAGCGAAAAACCCATGGTACACCAGATAAGCCAGGGCCTGGCCGAGATTAAGGCGCAGCAGGAAACAAAAATGGTTTTACAGGTTGGCAGCCAGCGGGTAAGCAGCGTTACCTATAAAAAAGCAAAGGAGTTATATGAAGCCGGCGCCATAGGCAAAATCAACTCTATCGAGGCATCGTTTAACAGGCAAAGCGCGCTTGGGGCCTGGCAATATACCATTCCCTTTGATGCATCGCCGCAAACTGTAGATTGGGCAAGGTTTCAATCAAACGCCAAATCGAAATATGATTATGATAGCAAGCGCTTTTTCAGGTGGCGTAATTACCGCGAGTATGGTACCGGGGTTGCAGGCGATCTTTTTGTTCACCTGCTAAGCGGCATTCACTTTATAACCGGCTCCAAAGGCCCCGAAAGAATCTATTCCATCGGCGACCTGGCGTACTGGAAGGATGGCCGCAACGTGCCGGATGTAATGAGCGCGGTAATCCATTATGGCGAAACCAAAGAACATCCTGCTTTCCAGGTAACGCTACGGGTAAACTTCATCAGCGGCGAGGGCGATCATAGTACTACCAAAATAGTAGGGTCGGAAGGTGTTATGGACCTGATGGGCGATGATAGTTTTTCCATCCGTAAAAACAAAATGCCGGTGGCTACGGGTATCGGTGGCTGGGATTCGTTATCAACTTTTACCGAAGCCCAGCAAAAAGCGTTAATGGACGATTATAACAAACGCTTTTCGCAGGCCGATCAGCAGCAGCCCACTCTCCCTGGCGAAAGCTACCGCGCCCCGGAAGGGTATAATGCGTCAAACGATCACTTTGCCAACTTCTTTGACTCCATACGTACAGGTAAACCTGTTGTAGAAGACGCCGTATTTGGTTTCAGGGCTGCGGCACCTTGCCTGGCCTGTAACGACAGCTATTTTGAAAACAAGGTAATTAAGTGGAATGCAGAAGAGATGAAGATAGTGTAG
- a CDS encoding SusD/RagB family nutrient-binding outer membrane lipoprotein, producing MKKIFRIYLLPVFMILTVTSCKKSFQELSVNPNVPNAVPASLLFNGILNTMADFPDGSNEIYAQYYIYNYDYYGNNRYDFGSGDNYYTTLKNVLAMENQAVKAGAPAVNPYSALGKFFRAYFFSKMSMEEGDIPMTQALQGLSNLTPAYDSQKTVMTQSLAWLESANTDLAALIGKGDNTLAGDIYLSNSLTAWQKVVNTFRIRLLVQLSKKNGDIDVANQFATIVNNPTKYPVMTSAADNLQYTFLSPTNYYPQTPDNFGQNGSRQNTSATYIGLLTSLKDPRVFVTAEPARYNVDNLHQSPAAFSSFIGADPGLDLGVMYNNAGLQKYSFLNRKRYYSTYTGEPAIQIGYAELMFNIAEGINRGWATGNAEDYYIKGIQTSFAYYGIPTGAGSFTAYFYRPGSTSTANLANYDTYPINVDWATYYAQSGVKYTADAAGLTKILTQKYLALFRHSGLESYFTYRRTGVPNFTTGPGTGNSGRIALRFQYPGSERTSNAVNYNKALADQYSGNDDINGKMYILK from the coding sequence ATGAAAAAGATATTTAGAATTTATTTACTGCCGGTATTCATGATACTTACAGTAACCAGCTGTAAAAAGAGTTTCCAGGAGTTATCTGTTAACCCAAACGTACCAAATGCGGTTCCGGCTTCGCTTCTTTTTAATGGCATATTGAATACCATGGCAGATTTTCCTGATGGTTCAAATGAAATTTATGCCCAGTATTATATTTACAACTACGATTATTACGGTAACAACCGTTATGATTTTGGCAGCGGCGACAACTACTACACTACCTTAAAAAACGTGTTGGCCATGGAAAACCAGGCTGTTAAAGCAGGTGCGCCCGCAGTTAACCCATACAGCGCTCTGGGGAAATTTTTCAGAGCATATTTTTTCAGTAAGATGAGTATGGAAGAAGGCGATATCCCAATGACTCAAGCATTACAAGGTCTTTCTAACTTAACCCCGGCTTATGATTCGCAAAAAACCGTGATGACCCAATCATTGGCCTGGTTAGAGAGTGCCAACACCGATTTAGCTGCTTTGATAGGCAAAGGCGATAACACCCTTGCGGGCGATATCTACCTAAGCAATAGCTTAACAGCATGGCAAAAAGTGGTAAATACTTTCCGGATCAGGTTATTGGTCCAATTAAGTAAAAAGAATGGCGATATTGATGTTGCTAATCAATTTGCCACTATCGTTAATAACCCAACTAAATATCCGGTTATGACAAGTGCCGCTGATAACCTGCAATACACTTTCTTGAGCCCAACAAACTATTACCCACAAACACCGGATAACTTTGGCCAAAATGGTTCAAGGCAAAACACATCGGCTACTTACATCGGTTTATTAACCAGCTTAAAAGACCCACGTGTTTTTGTAACTGCTGAACCTGCACGTTACAACGTTGATAACCTGCATCAAAGCCCTGCAGCGTTTTCGTCGTTCATTGGTGCCGATCCGGGTTTGGACTTAGGTGTAATGTATAACAACGCAGGCTTACAGAAATACTCATTCCTGAACAGGAAACGTTATTACTCAACCTACACCGGCGAGCCGGCTATTCAAATAGGTTATGCCGAATTGATGTTTAACATTGCCGAAGGTATTAACCGTGGCTGGGCAACAGGTAACGCCGAAGATTATTATATCAAAGGCATCCAAACTTCTTTTGCTTATTATGGCATACCTACAGGTGCTGGTAGCTTTACCGCATACTTTTACCGCCCGGGTTCAACCAGTACAGCAAATTTAGCTAACTATGATACTTATCCCATCAATGTTGATTGGGCTACCTACTACGCACAATCAGGTGTTAAGTATACTGCTGATGCGGCTGGCCTTACCAAAATTTTAACACAAAAATACCTGGCATTGTTCCGTCACTCAGGATTGGAATCTTACTTTACCTACCGCCGTACCGGTGTACCTAACTTTACAACTGGTCCGGGTACGGGTAATAGCGGTCGTATAGCATTGCGTTTCCAGTACCCTGGTTCCGAGCGTACTTCAAATGCTGTTAATTATAACAAAGCATTAGCCGATCAATATAGCGGCAATGACGACATTAACGGTAAAATGTACATTCTTAAATAA
- a CDS encoding ATP-binding protein, producing MIKRRLEKELNHLLAEFPAIALLGPRQVGKTTLAKELGNKEDKAVLYLDLENDEDIARLQNAAFIFEQYTDSCIVLDEVQRQPDIFRQLRPAIDKNRQPGRFILTGSASPALVKGVSESLAGRVAFVELSPINLLEALESGIGQEQHWFRGGFPNALTSKTDHAFSRWAEHFIRAYIERDLALLFGFNLSEKLIRNFWYMLASNNGGIWMAESYARALGVSGVTIKRYLDFLEGAFMIRQLSAWYVNVKKRVVKAPKVYIRDSGLLHELNRIRNSHELPLHLIVGSSWEGYVIEQIYQLKPRHMDMYYYRTHNGAECDLVLVNGIKPLAAIEIKYATTPSLSKGFYNVLDDLQVTRAFIITPGEKHYSLDEKTIVSGLQFFLENILGEL from the coding sequence ATGATTAAACGTAGATTAGAAAAGGAGTTAAATCATTTATTAGCAGAATTTCCGGCAATTGCTTTATTAGGACCCAGGCAGGTTGGCAAAACTACACTGGCGAAAGAACTGGGTAATAAAGAAGATAAAGCCGTTTTGTATCTCGACCTTGAAAATGATGAAGACATAGCGAGATTACAGAATGCTGCATTTATTTTTGAGCAATACACCGATAGTTGCATTGTTTTGGACGAAGTGCAACGCCAGCCTGATATATTCAGGCAATTAAGACCTGCGATAGACAAGAACCGCCAACCAGGCCGTTTTATCCTGACGGGGTCTGCATCACCGGCATTGGTTAAAGGCGTATCTGAGTCACTTGCCGGCCGGGTAGCTTTTGTAGAATTATCTCCGATAAATTTACTGGAAGCTTTAGAAAGTGGCATCGGCCAGGAACAACATTGGTTTAGGGGAGGATTTCCAAATGCGCTCACAAGCAAAACTGACCACGCTTTTAGCCGATGGGCAGAACATTTTATCCGGGCTTATATCGAACGCGACCTTGCCTTACTGTTTGGCTTCAATCTTTCAGAAAAGCTTATTCGCAATTTTTGGTACATGCTGGCATCAAATAACGGAGGTATCTGGATGGCAGAAAGCTATGCAAGAGCTTTAGGTGTAAGCGGTGTGACGATAAAAAGGTACCTTGACTTTCTGGAAGGCGCTTTTATGATAAGACAATTATCTGCATGGTACGTTAACGTTAAAAAACGTGTAGTAAAAGCACCTAAAGTTTATATACGGGATAGTGGATTACTGCATGAATTAAATCGCATTAGAAATAGCCACGAATTGCCATTACATTTAATTGTGGGTAGTTCATGGGAAGGTTATGTAATCGAACAAATTTATCAATTGAAACCCAGGCACATGGACATGTATTATTACCGCACCCATAATGGTGCAGAATGCGATCTGGTACTTGTAAATGGCATCAAACCACTGGCCGCCATCGAAATTAAATATGCAACTACTCCGTCCCTTTCTAAAGGTTTCTATAATGTGCTTGATGACTTGCAGGTAACCAGGGCTTTTATAATAACTCCTGGCGAAAAGCATTACAGCCTGGATGAAAAAACAATTGTTAGTGGCTTACAATTTTTTCTGGAAAATATTTTGGGTGAGTTATAA
- a CDS encoding glycoside hydrolase family 3 N-terminal domain-containing protein has translation MVSKKIFAIIPIALILSAGVQAQLYKNPKAPVHARVADLLKRMTLEEKVGQMSMSSLSEASKSKIAYGVLESPFTNVYDIAQQSIAAKKYSREHTRLGIPPIQIGECLHGQLSAGATTFPQAIAQGSTWNPVLIEQMGATIAYEASTSGVDEALSPLFDLIRDARYGRVEECFAEDPYLVGQLGSAFVRGMQGDPAKTKTSFAFDKVMCTGKHFAAYSKPIAGINLAPSELGERELRSMFLPPFKAAVQEANMAAIMPSYNEIDGIPAHSNEFLLKQILRKEWDFKGYVFSDYGGLSQLYNFHKVAKTASDAALLGIKAGVDLEASRPDVYSHLVELVKAGKVKEAQIDTAVARILTMKFKAGLFEKPLPDTARIKSRLHTGEHIKLSQQIAEESIILLKNEKSLLPLNISKLKSIAVIGPNANKVQYGDYSFTRDNLSGVTVLEGIKQFAGNNLKVNYAKGCELSGLDKSGFDEAVKTANESDAVVVVLGTTSVVWSGVGWNGQAPGNEPKDPFTCGEGYDVTDINPQGVQRELLQAVYKTGKPVILVLVHGRPWSISWEKESIPAILEAWYPGEKGGTAIANILFGKVNPSGRLNMSVPQSTGHIPIFYNYVNSSKGINRQHGTVEKPGQDYVYSSTDPLFAFGYGLSYTTFQYDNLKVSKPVFSKNEQVTVSVDVKNTGAVVGKEVVQLYLGNKINSVSTPEMSLTRFSKIALAPGEVKTVSFTISYKDLAIWNRQMNLVTEPGTFDVMIAKAADNVVLKKQLEYR, from the coding sequence ATGGTCAGCAAAAAAATATTTGCCATTATTCCTATTGCTTTAATTTTATCTGCCGGTGTTCAGGCACAGCTTTATAAAAATCCTAAAGCGCCGGTACATGCTCGCGTAGCCGATTTGTTAAAAAGGATGACACTGGAAGAAAAAGTTGGGCAGATGAGCATGTCGTCGCTAAGCGAGGCAAGCAAAAGCAAGATTGCTTACGGTGTATTGGAGAGCCCTTTTACCAATGTTTATGATATTGCCCAACAATCGATTGCCGCCAAGAAATACTCGCGCGAGCATACCCGGCTTGGTATCCCACCTATACAAATTGGCGAATGCCTGCATGGGCAATTGTCGGCCGGCGCTACTACATTCCCGCAAGCCATAGCGCAGGGAAGCACCTGGAACCCGGTACTGATTGAGCAAATGGGCGCTACCATTGCTTACGAGGCATCAACATCGGGTGTTGATGAAGCGCTTTCGCCGCTTTTTGATTTGATCAGGGATGCCCGATACGGCCGGGTTGAGGAATGTTTTGCCGAAGACCCTTACCTGGTTGGCCAGTTGGGTTCGGCATTTGTACGGGGCATGCAAGGCGATCCGGCCAAAACAAAAACAAGCTTTGCCTTTGATAAAGTAATGTGTACAGGCAAACATTTTGCGGCTTATAGCAAGCCAATTGCCGGTATTAACCTTGCCCCATCTGAGCTTGGTGAGCGTGAGCTGCGATCAATGTTTTTACCACCGTTTAAAGCAGCGGTACAAGAGGCCAATATGGCGGCTATTATGCCATCATATAACGAGATTGACGGCATTCCGGCCCATAGTAATGAGTTTTTGCTAAAACAAATTTTACGCAAGGAATGGGATTTTAAAGGTTATGTTTTTTCGGATTATGGCGGCCTAAGTCAACTGTATAATTTCCACAAGGTGGCCAAAACTGCCTCAGATGCGGCACTTTTGGGTATCAAAGCCGGGGTAGACCTGGAAGCTTCGCGCCCCGATGTATACAGCCACTTGGTTGAATTGGTAAAAGCAGGTAAAGTTAAAGAAGCACAGATAGATACTGCTGTAGCGCGTATCCTGACCATGAAATTTAAAGCTGGCCTTTTTGAAAAGCCGCTGCCCGATACTGCACGCATTAAAAGCAGGTTACATACCGGGGAACATATCAAACTCTCGCAGCAAATAGCCGAGGAGTCTATCATCCTGTTAAAAAATGAAAAAAGCCTGTTGCCTTTAAATATCAGTAAGTTGAAATCGATAGCTGTTATTGGCCCCAATGCTAATAAAGTGCAATACGGCGATTATAGCTTTACCCGCGATAACTTATCGGGCGTAACCGTTTTGGAGGGGATAAAGCAATTTGCAGGGAATAACTTAAAAGTAAATTATGCTAAAGGCTGCGAGCTATCCGGCCTGGATAAAAGCGGCTTTGATGAAGCTGTAAAAACCGCCAATGAAAGCGACGCGGTTGTTGTGGTGTTGGGTACTACAAGTGTAGTATGGTCGGGTGTGGGGTGGAACGGGCAGGCTCCGGGTAACGAGCCTAAAGATCCTTTTACCTGCGGCGAGGGTTATGATGTAACCGACATTAACCCGCAAGGTGTTCAGCGTGAGTTGTTGCAGGCCGTTTATAAAACCGGTAAGCCGGTAATATTGGTGTTGGTGCACGGCCGCCCGTGGAGTATTAGCTGGGAAAAGGAGAGTATCCCGGCTATTTTAGAAGCCTGGTACCCTGGCGAAAAAGGCGGGACTGCCATTGCTAATATTCTTTTCGGGAAAGTAAACCCATCCGGCAGGTTAAACATGAGCGTGCCACAATCAACTGGACATATCCCGATATTTTATAACTACGTTAATTCATCAAAAGGAATTAACCGCCAGCATGGCACCGTTGAAAAGCCAGGGCAGGATTATGTGTATTCGTCAACCGATCCTTTGTTTGCTTTCGGGTATGGCTTAAGTTACACCACTTTTCAATACGATAACTTAAAGGTATCTAAACCCGTATTTAGTAAAAATGAACAGGTAACTGTTTCGGTAGATGTTAAAAATACAGGTGCAGTTGTGGGCAAAGAGGTGGTGCAATTGTACCTGGGCAACAAAATTAACTCAGTAAGTACGCCCGAAATGAGCTTAACGCGATTTAGCAAAATAGCCCTTGCCCCGGGTGAGGTAAAAACGGTGAGTTTTACCATTAGCTATAAGGATTTAGCAATTTGGAACAGGCAAATGAACCTGGTTACCGAGCCGGGAACTTTTGATGTAATGATAGCAAAAGCTGCCGATAACGTGGTGCTGAAAAAGCAGTTGGAATATAGATAA